The Etheostoma cragini isolate CJK2018 chromosome 5, CSU_Ecrag_1.0, whole genome shotgun sequence genome contains a region encoding:
- the sema4c gene encoding semaphorin-4C has translation MGADMGALGGTKVLLLVFLVGWEKSLGLNWNPVPRKTVRYRDVLDSMARFSVQGVFNYSMLTLSDHERVLYVGAREVLFALDPNDISKQLRPQIDWPAPQDKKRECVAKGKTNQVTWTSADSVCVCLQNADYFTLNTAALEDGKGKCPYDPAKGHTGLIVDKELYSATLNNFLGTEPVILRNLGQQHYSMKSEYLPAWLNEPDFVGSALVRESSGTKEGDDDKIYFFFSERALELDCDTELTVARVARVCKGDLGGTRTLQKKWTTFQKARLECSLPERHVSFNNLRAVFTLPGQDWRGTTFFGIFHAQWGDVDVSAVCQYQISDVKKVFEGSYKEYREASQRWGRYTGAVPVPRPGSCITNSDRENGYNSSLQLPDATLNFAKKHPLMEDKALARPLLLSKGVNFTRLAVDRVSSLDQRAYNMLFIGTAEGWLQRVVVLGSEAHVIEEIQLFETAQPVDSLTISHSKKYLYIGSRSEVLQLPLANCSRYQSQPDCLLARDPYCAWDSEGRACVRIDLHRGSTSSLSQDLMLERFSRGKAKFDKPVSIPSPEHSRLRNVTVVVGSDMVLPCQLVSNLAQPCWVFNERELQLGDPEAGGPHFDRTLKALVVPEAGQIQAGRYICYSEEQGVKFQTERYQVAVVASAPVFMEARAPDSSMGLFWVLVITLGAACLLLLVAALYLRRRLKLALGKGADMKPLESTLVYPITLPKEPPTFVPSKMPSDEDRFWETGANYYYSDGSLKIVPGHALGPSSVSSTASPSAIPGQPIHSPSRLSLTNIRGSGSNGYIRLNLSTAGEERASGAGAGGGGLGGLGMGGNDYSSPFKEELRRTLQQRSVLPDANPEESSV, from the exons ATGGGAGCTGACATGGGAGCCCTGGGCGGGACCAAGGTCTTGCTCCTGGTGTTTCTGGTTGGATGGGAGAAGTCGCTGGGTCTCAACTGGAACCCCGTCCCACGCAAGACTGTTCGGTACCGAG atgtgTTGGACAGCATGGCACGGTTCAGCGTTCAGGGAGTGTTCAACTACAGCATGCTGACTCTGTCCGACCACGAGAGGGTTTTGTACGTCGGAGCGCGGGAGGTGTTGTTCGCCCTGGACCCCAACGACATTAGCAAACAGCTACGGCCACAG ATCGACTGGCCGGCTCCGCAGGATaagaagagagagtgtgttGCCAAGGGGAAGACCAACCAGGTAACATGGACTTCAGCTGACAGT gtatgtgtgtgtttacagaacGCAGACTATTTTACCCTCAACACTGCTGCCCTGGAAGATGGGAAGGGTAAATGTCCATACGACCCTGCCAAGGGGCATACTGGCCTGATAGTGG ATAAGGAGCTGTATTCGGCAACGCTCAACAACTTCCTGGGTACAGAGCCAGTCATTCTGAGGAACCTGGGCCAACAGCACTACAGCATGAAGAGCGAATACCTGCCTGCCTGGCTCAATG agcCAGACTTTGTGGGTTCTGCCCTCGTGAGGGAGAGCAGCGGCACTAAAGAGGGGGACGACGACAAGATCTACTTCTTCTTCAGTGAGCGAGCGTTGGAGCTGGACTGTGACACGGAGCTCACTGTGGCCAGAGTGGCCCGGGTCTGCAAG GGGGATCTGGGTGGTACCAGGACCTTGCAGAAGAAGTGGACCACTTTCCAGAAAGCCCGGCTGGAATGCTCTCTACCTGAGCGCCATGTCTCCTTCAACAACCTGAGGGCCGTCTTCACGCTGCCGGGCCAAGACTGGCGAGGCACCACCTTCTTTGGCATCTTCCACGCCCAGTG GGGCGACGTAGACGTGTCGGCGGTGTGCCAGTACCAGATCAGTGACGTGAAGAAGGTGTTTGAAGGATCATACAAAGAGTACAGGGAGGCATCTCAAAGGTGGGGGCGCTACACCGGTGCTGTCCCCGTCCCACGGCCTGGATCG TGTATAACTAACTCAGACAGGGAGAATGGCTACAACAGCTCTCTGCAGCTGCCTGATGCCACACTCAACTTTGCCAAGAAGCACCCGCTGATGGAGGACAAAGCTCTGGCTCGCCCCCTGCTGCTCTCCAAGGGTGTCAACTTCACACGGCTGGCAGTGGACCGGGTTAGCTCCCTGGACCAGCGGGCGTACAACATGCTCTTCATCGGcacag CGGAGGGCTGGCTGCAGCGGGTGGTGGTCCTGGGCTCCGAAGCCCACGTCATAGAGGAGATCCAGCTGTTTGAGACCGCCCAGCCAGTGGACAGCCTGACCATCTCGCACTCCAAG AAGTACTTGTACATCGGCTCTCGTTCGGAGGTTCTCCAGCTGCCCCTGGCCAACTGCAGCCGCTATCAGTCCCAGCCAGACTGTCTGCTCGCCCGCGACCCCTACTGCGCCTGGGACAGCGAGGGGCGGGCCTGCGTTCGCATCGACCTGCACCGCGG GTCCACTTCATCCCTGTCCCAGGACCTCATGCTGGAAAGGTTCAGCCGGGGGAAAGCCAAGTTTGATAAGCCTGTCTCCATCCCCAGCCCTG AGCACTCCCGTCTGAGGAACGTGACAGTGGTGGTGGGGTCTGACATGGTGTTGCCTTGCCAGCTGGTCTCCAACCTGGCTCAGCCCTGCTGGGTTTTCAACGAACGTGAGCTCCAGCTGGGGGACCCCGAAGCAGGAGGGCCACACTTCGACCGCACCCTCAAAGCACTCGTCGTCCCTGAAGCGGGCCAGATTCAAGCGGGCCGCTACATCTGCTACTCTGAGGAGCAGGGGGTGAAGTTTCAGACAGAGCGCTACCAGGTGGCCGTGGTAGCCAGCGCTCCGGTCTTCATGGAGGCCCGGGCTCCAGACAGTAGCATGGGGCTCTTCTGGGTGCTGGTCATCACCCTGGGAGCGGCGTGCCTGCTGCTCCTTGTGGCTGCTCTTTACTTGCGCAGGAGGTTAAAGCTGGCCCTGGGAAAAGGAGCCGACATGAAGCCTCTGGAGAGCACCCTGGTCTACCCCATCACCCTGCCCAAGGAGCCGCCCACCTTTGTGCCCAGCAAGATGCCCAGCGACGAGGACCGCTTCTGGGAGACGGGCGCTAACTACTACTACTCGGACGGCTCGCTGAAGATCGTTCCCGGCCACGCCCTGGGGCCCAGCAGCGTCAGCAGCACGGCGTCGCCCAGCGCCATTCCTGGGCAGCCCATCCACTCCCCCAGCCGTCTCAGCCTCACCAACATCCGAGGCTCCGGTAGCAACGGCTACATCCGCCTCAACCTGAGCACAGCAGGGGAGGAAAGGGCTAGCGGGGCTGGCGCTGGGGGCGGCGGGCTGGGAGGCCTGGGCATGGGCGGGAACGACTACTCCAGCCCCTTCAAGGAAGAGCTGAGACGCACGCTGCAGCA